From the Deltaproteobacteria bacterium genome, one window contains:
- a CDS encoding nitrate reductase subunit alpha translates to MGWIQDLVKPQARQWEQFYRNRWQHDNVIRSTHGVNCTGGCSWAIYVKDGVITWEMQQTDYPLLEPHLPPYEPRGCQRGISASWYVYSPIRVKYPYARGVLLDLWRAARKEHANPVEAWGAIVEDEAKRTRIQQARGKGGFRRTRWEEVQELISAACLYTAKRWGPDRVFGFSPIPAMSYLSYAAGSRFLQLFGGVNMSFYDWYADLPNAFPEVWGDQTDVCEAADWYNSKYIVAMGSNPNMTRTPDVHFISEARHEGAKFVVIAPDLSQVAKYSDWWIPVKPGTDTALWMAVNHVILKEFYVDRQVPYFTDYVTRYTDGPFLVELHPGGEGQGHRAGQMLRAGRLERYAQEDNGEWKLLMMDRASGQPRMPKGTVGFRWKTQPGKWNIKLEDGQDDSPIEPVLSFLEEHDEVLQVSYHEFGTGKTQLRGIPVRYVQTKDGRVPVATAFDLLVAQFGVGRGLPGEYATSYDEIAPYTPAWQEEQTGIGRDTVIRLAREFASNAEATGGRSMVIVGASINHWYNNNLAYRAPITALLLCGCCGRNGGGMNHYVGQEKLTLVAPWTSLAFATDWGMVPRRQQSPTWHYVNSDQWRYEGDFTDYAPVPPGAKWAKGHAMDLETMAVRMGWMPYYPQFDRSPLAVAEEAETAGATTREAVSDHLARALRDKTLRFAVEDPDAPENWPRVWFIWRGNALQASAKGHEFFLRHYLGTHDNIVASEHARDKVRSVTFREPAPRGKFDLVVDLNFRMDTSALYSDVVLPAAFWYEKNDLNSTDLHSFVHPLGQAVPPVWEAKTDWEIFKGFARSVSEMAPLAFPHPVKDLVATPLMHDTPDELAQPEPLDWARGECEPIPGKTMPHFQVVERDYSKLYHQFISLGRHARENGFSGNGVHVPAREFYDELLASPVGGSPDPRHKRCVEWDGQKYPSLEDALDAANALLHLAPESNGAVSLAAFRHEEEVTGVPLADLAEGVRDVRMTFLDLTRQVRRTLVSPCWSGNVNDGRAYAAWCLNVERLIPWRTLTGRQQFYIDHLYYLDFGEHLPTFKPRLDPRRTGDIVNSPVDEQCLVLNYITPHGKWNIHSTYKDNHRMLTLSRGMDPIWINDKDAERIGLEDNAWVEVYNDNGVVVTRANVSARVQSGMCLYYHAVERTIYIPKSQIRGGRRAGGHNSLTRTRINPVQLAGGYAQFSYAFNYWGPIGILTRDTYCVVRKLEKLEW, encoded by the coding sequence ATGGGTTGGATCCAGGATCTCGTCAAGCCGCAGGCACGCCAGTGGGAGCAGTTCTACCGCAACCGCTGGCAGCACGACAACGTGATCCGCTCCACGCACGGGGTGAACTGCACCGGCGGCTGCTCGTGGGCGATCTACGTCAAGGACGGCGTCATCACCTGGGAGATGCAGCAGACCGACTATCCGCTGCTCGAGCCGCACCTCCCGCCCTACGAGCCGCGCGGCTGCCAGCGCGGCATCTCGGCCTCCTGGTACGTCTACAGCCCGATCCGCGTGAAGTACCCCTACGCGCGCGGCGTCCTCCTCGACCTGTGGCGCGCGGCGCGCAAGGAGCACGCGAACCCGGTCGAGGCCTGGGGCGCGATCGTCGAGGACGAGGCCAAGCGCACGCGGATCCAGCAGGCGCGCGGCAAGGGCGGCTTCCGCCGCACCCGCTGGGAGGAGGTCCAGGAGCTGATCTCCGCGGCCTGCCTCTACACCGCAAAGCGATGGGGACCGGACCGGGTGTTCGGCTTCTCGCCGATCCCGGCGATGTCCTACCTCTCCTACGCCGCCGGCTCGCGCTTCCTCCAGCTCTTCGGCGGCGTCAACATGAGCTTCTACGACTGGTACGCCGACCTCCCCAACGCCTTCCCCGAGGTCTGGGGCGACCAGACCGACGTCTGCGAGGCCGCCGACTGGTACAACTCGAAGTACATCGTGGCGATGGGTTCGAACCCCAACATGACGAGGACCCCCGACGTCCACTTCATCTCCGAGGCCCGGCACGAGGGCGCCAAGTTCGTGGTGATCGCTCCCGACCTGAGCCAGGTGGCGAAGTACTCCGACTGGTGGATCCCCGTCAAGCCGGGAACCGACACAGCCCTGTGGATGGCCGTGAACCACGTGATCCTCAAGGAATTCTACGTGGACCGGCAGGTGCCCTACTTCACCGACTACGTGACGCGCTACACGGACGGCCCCTTCCTGGTCGAGCTGCACCCGGGCGGCGAGGGCCAGGGCCATCGCGCCGGACAGATGCTGCGCGCCGGTCGCCTCGAGCGCTACGCGCAGGAGGACAACGGCGAGTGGAAGCTCCTGATGATGGACCGCGCGAGCGGCCAGCCGAGGATGCCGAAGGGCACGGTGGGCTTCCGCTGGAAGACCCAGCCCGGCAAGTGGAACATCAAGCTGGAAGACGGCCAGGACGACAGCCCGATCGAGCCGGTGCTCTCGTTCCTCGAGGAGCACGACGAGGTCCTCCAGGTCTCCTATCACGAGTTCGGCACGGGGAAGACCCAGCTCCGCGGGATCCCGGTGCGCTACGTGCAGACGAAGGACGGCCGCGTACCCGTCGCCACCGCCTTCGACCTGCTCGTGGCGCAGTTCGGCGTGGGACGCGGGCTTCCCGGCGAGTACGCGACGAGCTACGACGAGATCGCACCCTACACCCCGGCCTGGCAGGAGGAGCAGACCGGCATCGGCCGCGACACGGTGATCCGCCTGGCGCGCGAGTTCGCGAGCAACGCCGAGGCCACGGGTGGCCGCTCGATGGTGATCGTCGGTGCCAGCATCAACCACTGGTACAACAACAACCTGGCCTACCGGGCGCCGATCACGGCGCTGCTCCTCTGCGGCTGCTGCGGGCGCAACGGCGGGGGCATGAACCACTACGTGGGCCAGGAGAAGCTGACCCTCGTGGCCCCGTGGACCAGCCTGGCCTTCGCCACCGACTGGGGCATGGTGCCCCGCCGCCAGCAGTCGCCCACCTGGCACTACGTGAACAGCGACCAGTGGCGCTACGAAGGGGACTTCACCGACTACGCGCCGGTGCCGCCCGGCGCGAAGTGGGCCAAGGGCCACGCCATGGACCTCGAGACCATGGCGGTGCGGATGGGCTGGATGCCCTACTACCCGCAGTTCGACCGCAGCCCGCTGGCGGTGGCCGAGGAGGCGGAGACCGCGGGCGCCACCACCCGCGAAGCCGTCTCGGACCACCTGGCCCGGGCGCTGCGCGACAAGACGCTCCGCTTCGCGGTCGAGGACCCCGACGCGCCGGAGAACTGGCCGCGGGTCTGGTTCATCTGGCGGGGCAACGCGCTCCAGGCCAGTGCCAAGGGCCACGAGTTCTTCCTGCGCCACTACCTCGGCACCCACGACAACATCGTCGCGAGCGAGCACGCCCGGGACAAGGTCCGGTCCGTGACCTTCCGCGAGCCGGCGCCGCGCGGGAAGTTCGACCTCGTGGTGGACCTGAACTTCCGCATGGACACCTCGGCGCTCTACTCCGACGTCGTCCTCCCGGCGGCCTTCTGGTACGAGAAGAACGACCTGAACAGCACGGACCTGCACTCCTTCGTGCACCCGCTCGGCCAGGCCGTGCCGCCGGTCTGGGAGGCGAAGACCGACTGGGAGATCTTCAAGGGCTTCGCGAGGTCGGTGAGCGAGATGGCGCCGCTGGCCTTCCCCCACCCGGTCAAGGACCTCGTCGCGACGCCGCTCATGCACGACACGCCCGACGAGCTGGCGCAGCCCGAGCCGCTCGACTGGGCCCGGGGCGAGTGCGAGCCGATCCCCGGCAAGACGATGCCCCACTTCCAGGTGGTGGAGCGCGACTACAGCAAGCTCTATCACCAGTTCATCTCGCTCGGCCGGCATGCGCGCGAGAACGGCTTCAGCGGAAACGGGGTGCACGTGCCCGCCCGGGAGTTCTACGACGAGCTCCTGGCCAGCCCGGTCGGGGGCTCGCCCGATCCCCGGCACAAGCGCTGCGTCGAGTGGGACGGGCAGAAGTACCCGAGCCTCGAGGACGCGCTCGACGCTGCCAACGCGCTCCTGCACCTGGCGCCGGAGTCCAACGGCGCGGTCTCCCTGGCCGCCTTCCGGCACGAGGAGGAGGTGACCGGCGTGCCCCTGGCGGACCTGGCCGAGGGCGTGCGCGACGTGCGCATGACCTTCCTCGACCTCACCCGCCAGGTGCGCCGGACCCTCGTCAGCCCCTGCTGGTCGGGCAACGTGAACGACGGCCGTGCCTACGCGGCGTGGTGTCTGAACGTGGAGAGGTTGATCCCCTGGCGCACCCTCACCGGGCGCCAGCAGTTCTACATCGACCATCTCTACTACCTGGACTTCGGCGAGCACCTCCCGACCTTCAAGCCCCGCCTCGACCCGCGCCGGACCGGTGACATCGTCAACAGCCCGGTGGACGAGCAGTGCCTGGTGCTCAACTACATCACGCCGCACGGGAAGTGGAACATCCACTCCACCTACAAGGACAACCACCGGATGCTCACGCTCTCGCGGGGCATGGATCCGATCTGGATCAACGACAAGGACGCGGAGCGGATCGGCCTCGAGGACAACGCCTGGGTCGAGGTCTACAACGACAACGGTGTGGTGGTGACCCGCGCCAACGTGAGCGCCCGCGTGCAGTCCGGGATGTGCCTCTACTACCACGCGGTGGAGCGGACCATCTACATCCCGAAGTCCCAGATCCGGGGCGGGCGGCGCGCCGGAGGCCACAACAGCCTGACGCGCACCCGCATCAACCCCGTCCAGCTCGCCGGGGGCTACGCCCAGTTCAGCTACGCCTTCAACTACTGGGGCCCGATCGGGATCCTGACCCGGGACACCTACTGCGTGGTGCGGAAGCTCGAGAAGCTCGAGTGGTAG
- a CDS encoding cytochrome c, producing the protein MRFRRGSRVLPGRLGPPALALVLAGLAPAAPARAQAAAAPAAEGKTLFGTLCVACHTVGGGALVGPDLAGVTERRPREWLLRWIREPDRMLAAGDPTAQQLFEEFHRVPMPNLGIDASQAAALLAFLESGSAAAPARPAELPAGDPTVGKALFVGERRFANGGPPCMGCHSVAGLGALGGGALGPDLTPSYNKYGGAAGLASFLEGVPTPTMKAVWAPRPLTPAERADLRVFLEQASVSGRPIEAVGKLAALATGGAVLLLAVAQIHWRKRLVAVRRPLLARARQDRSV; encoded by the coding sequence ATGCGATTCCGACGTGGCTCTCGCGTGCTCCCCGGCCGGCTCGGTCCGCCGGCGCTGGCCCTCGTGCTGGCCGGGCTCGCTCCGGCAGCCCCGGCGCGAGCCCAGGCTGCGGCGGCACCGGCGGCCGAGGGCAAGACCCTCTTCGGAACCCTTTGCGTGGCCTGCCACACGGTCGGTGGAGGCGCGCTGGTCGGGCCGGACCTGGCGGGCGTGACGGAGCGGAGGCCGCGGGAGTGGCTCCTCCGCTGGATCCGGGAGCCGGATCGCATGCTCGCGGCCGGGGACCCGACGGCGCAGCAGCTCTTCGAGGAGTTCCACCGGGTCCCGATGCCGAACCTCGGGATCGACGCCTCGCAGGCGGCCGCGCTGCTGGCCTTCCTCGAATCCGGCTCGGCGGCGGCGCCGGCACGGCCGGCGGAGCTGCCCGCGGGCGACCCGACCGTCGGCAAGGCGCTCTTCGTCGGCGAGCGGCGCTTCGCGAACGGGGGGCCGCCCTGCATGGGCTGCCACAGCGTCGCCGGGCTCGGCGCACTCGGCGGCGGCGCGCTCGGGCCGGACCTGACCCCGTCCTACAACAAGTACGGTGGCGCGGCCGGCCTCGCGAGCTTCCTCGAGGGCGTTCCCACCCCGACGATGAAGGCCGTCTGGGCGCCCCGGCCGCTCACCCCCGCCGAGCGCGCGGACCTGCGCGTCTTCCTCGAGCAGGCCTCGGTCTCGGGGCGGCCGATCGAGGCCGTCGGCAAGCTCGCCGCCCTGGCGACCGGCGGGGCGGTGCTGCTGCTCGCCGTCGCCCAGATCCACTGGCGCAAGCGGCTGGTCGCGGTGCGCCGGCCCCTGCTGGCCCGCGCGCGGCAGGATCGCAGCGTCTGA
- a CDS encoding response regulator transcription factor: MDRIRVLLADDHALFREGLAGILGAEPDFEVVGEASDGLEALVKARELAPDLILMDVQMRGADGLEATQRIKLERPATAIVMLTVRDDEEALFQAIQSGAQGYLLKSIRSDEMLGLLRGAVRGEAAINPGLAARMLEEFRRLAQEGPGWSGEPAATLSRREQEVLGLVAERATDKEIADALHLSLSTVKSHMRNILAKLHVSSRHDAARFARPPGAAGRRG, encoded by the coding sequence ATGGACCGGATCCGTGTGCTCCTCGCCGACGACCACGCGCTCTTCCGGGAGGGCCTGGCCGGGATCCTCGGCGCGGAGCCGGACTTCGAGGTGGTGGGCGAGGCGAGCGACGGGCTCGAGGCGCTCGTGAAGGCGCGGGAGCTCGCGCCGGACCTGATCCTGATGGACGTCCAGATGCGCGGCGCCGACGGCCTCGAGGCGACGCAGCGGATCAAGCTCGAGCGGCCCGCCACCGCGATCGTGATGCTGACGGTGCGCGACGACGAGGAGGCGCTGTTCCAGGCCATCCAGAGCGGCGCCCAGGGCTACCTGCTGAAGAGCATCCGCTCGGACGAGATGCTCGGGCTCTTGCGGGGCGCCGTACGCGGCGAGGCCGCGATCAACCCGGGTCTGGCGGCTCGCATGCTGGAGGAGTTCCGCCGCCTCGCCCAGGAGGGGCCGGGCTGGTCCGGCGAGCCCGCGGCGACGCTCTCGCGCCGGGAGCAGGAGGTCCTGGGCCTGGTGGCGGAGCGGGCGACCGACAAGGAGATCGCCGACGCCCTGCACCTGAGCCTGAGCACGGTGAAGAGCCACATGCGCAACATCCTGGCGAAGCTCCACGTGAGCAGCCGTCACGATGCCGCGCGCTTCGCGCGCCCGCCGGGCGCGGCCGGGCGCCGGGGCTGA
- a CDS encoding type IV pili methyl-accepting chemotaxis transducer N-terminal domain-containing protein — MRSLHAQLGVILLGFLLLVGGSAVATILAVRAQASDALLVNVAGRQRMLVQQIVKDALLAGQGGAGAAALEEADRAFAADLAALIHGGPVRVLSDRAVVVPASRDPGIRHGLGQVERAWSAFHAEVARVIEAPRASPEARTALEALERSAPELIQKTDAVVSLYEAASARKIARLKGIQGVFLGSGLLLLTAGIRTTRRSVLRPLRDLSRAASRIGGGDLRSPVPPQGLREVATVANSLETMRGQLEASQRTLRAWADELEDRVARRTQELVALFEVSREISSRLEIDHILRSVTDKARALLGADVGALCLVDDDGRVLNLQSTSGPKEAIVSACLPVQDPPADQVLVAERALACGASGCAGACSMLAAPFRASHLAARLQVGDRVIGALCVCSGRSDAFAADAANLLTKLADSVAIALENARLYQQAERLAMLEERQRIAAEMHDGAAQTLGFLELKAGEISALAAAGRAGEAADGLGRMRAVMAQASREMRQAIAALQEPPSAPLTLHERLTRLVQESEAHGEPGARVTSILLPPPLVLPPEASEQVLRVVGEALVNAQRHARAEQITVRLEQRAGEASVTVEDDGRGFDPKAPCPDGASHFGLSIMRARAARLGGRLEVVSAPGSGTRVGLRWPAAPAHDGASAAPPERL, encoded by the coding sequence ATGCGCTCCCTGCACGCCCAGCTCGGTGTGATCCTGCTCGGCTTCCTGCTGCTGGTCGGGGGCTCCGCGGTCGCGACGATCCTGGCTGTACGCGCCCAGGCGAGCGACGCACTGCTCGTCAACGTGGCGGGTCGCCAGCGCATGCTGGTGCAGCAGATCGTGAAGGACGCCCTGCTGGCGGGCCAGGGCGGGGCCGGCGCCGCCGCCCTCGAGGAGGCGGATCGGGCCTTCGCGGCGGACCTCGCGGCCCTGATCCACGGCGGGCCGGTGCGGGTGCTCTCCGACCGCGCCGTGGTGGTGCCGGCGAGCCGTGACCCGGGGATCCGCCACGGTCTGGGCCAGGTGGAGCGCGCCTGGAGCGCCTTCCACGCCGAGGTGGCGCGCGTGATCGAAGCACCGCGCGCAAGCCCCGAGGCCCGGACCGCGCTCGAGGCCCTCGAGCGCAGCGCCCCCGAGCTGATCCAGAAGACGGACGCGGTGGTGAGCCTCTACGAGGCCGCCTCCGCGCGCAAGATCGCCCGCCTGAAGGGGATCCAGGGCGTCTTCCTGGGGAGCGGCCTCCTGCTCCTGACCGCGGGCATCCGGACCACGCGGCGTTCCGTGCTCCGGCCCTTGCGGGACCTCTCGCGGGCAGCCAGCCGGATCGGCGGGGGGGACCTCCGCTCGCCGGTCCCGCCGCAGGGACTGCGCGAGGTCGCCACCGTCGCGAACAGCCTGGAGACGATGCGCGGCCAGCTCGAGGCCTCGCAGCGGACCCTGCGGGCGTGGGCGGACGAGCTGGAGGATCGGGTGGCCCGGCGCACCCAGGAGCTGGTCGCCCTCTTCGAGGTGAGCCGCGAGATCTCCTCCCGGCTCGAGATCGACCACATCCTGCGCTCGGTCACGGACAAGGCGCGGGCGCTTCTCGGAGCGGACGTCGGCGCCCTGTGCCTGGTGGACGACGACGGGCGGGTCCTGAACCTCCAATCGACGAGCGGGCCGAAGGAAGCCATCGTGAGCGCGTGCCTCCCGGTGCAGGATCCCCCCGCCGACCAGGTCCTGGTGGCGGAGCGGGCGCTCGCGTGCGGCGCCTCGGGCTGCGCCGGCGCGTGCAGCATGCTCGCCGCGCCGTTCCGGGCGAGCCACCTGGCCGCGCGCCTGCAGGTGGGCGATCGCGTGATCGGGGCGCTGTGCGTGTGCAGCGGGCGCAGCGACGCGTTCGCGGCGGACGCGGCGAACCTGCTCACCAAGCTCGCCGACTCCGTCGCGATCGCGCTCGAGAACGCTCGTCTCTACCAGCAGGCCGAGCGGCTGGCCATGCTCGAGGAGCGCCAGCGGATCGCCGCGGAGATGCACGACGGCGCAGCGCAGACGCTCGGCTTCCTGGAGCTGAAGGCGGGTGAGATCTCGGCGCTGGCCGCCGCCGGGCGCGCGGGCGAGGCGGCCGACGGGCTGGGCCGGATGCGCGCCGTGATGGCCCAGGCCTCCCGCGAGATGCGGCAGGCGATCGCGGCCCTGCAGGAGCCGCCGAGTGCCCCACTCACGCTCCACGAGCGGCTCACCCGGCTGGTCCAGGAGAGCGAGGCGCACGGGGAGCCAGGCGCCCGCGTCACGTCGATCCTGCTCCCGCCGCCGCTGGTCCTGCCGCCGGAGGCGAGCGAGCAGGTGCTGCGGGTGGTCGGCGAGGCGCTCGTGAACGCGCAGCGGCACGCGCGTGCGGAGCAGATCACCGTACGGCTCGAGCAGCGTGCGGGGGAGGCCAGCGTGACGGTGGAGGACGACGGGCGGGGCTTCGACCCGAAGGCCCCCTGCCCGGACGGCGCGAGCCACTTCGGGCTCAGCATCATGCGGGCGCGCGCGGCGCGTCTGGGCGGCCGGCTCGAGGTGGTCTCCGCTCCGGGAAGCGGCACGCGCGTCGGCCTGCGCTGGCCGGCCGCACCCGCCCACGACGGTGCATCCGCCGCCCCGCCGGAGCGGCTCTGA
- a CDS encoding YfhO family protein produces the protein MAGAGALWLRFHAPPGAIGSVFPYDLVHYYLPMTGLVAERMGRGELPLWNPFSCSGIPLLATLQVGVFHPASWLALSLPAEQAIAIRALLETLLAGILAAALFRRWGGSWWAGALGGLLYVFACVLGEGFWPPSLSSLVWLPAILLCVDVLGRGWRVRWWILLVVCAALQILAGFPQLTVYGYLIVGPWALALLVEQRVRHGVRWGVLAARAAALALAMGLAPGVAAVQILPTLELVRESQRTSALSAAQVHYRRGETPLTPLGALANAVDPGPKLVSLGYGTGAGYLGTATLLLLVLGLAAEARRVRAWLLLGLGTLALVLSGGFLGPAPGLYARFAALPVVGLFRDPERLRLIPLFAALSLAVIGFGHLARGLATLPGRRRSIALGGVVAAAALVAAIGAPGAAARAAGGATLILLAARWRHAPRLRAAALAALLAGIGADLLLATQPDVGSLRDVPAAWSRNLSAGGRVFVDPARAATLAREAGTSRVALPNLRPELAGGPAGHLYRVSCLEPLAPRQWPALHERITGRAPIAGTLGGLPLERSDRFLDLAGAGLVAFAEVGPDASRAPAPGVGIAPERDLPPGMATRVVPNAGALPRARLVSEARVLAPDAMLATLVDGGLDFRRTVWLERMPAAAGPGSPGAAPVGSAEIRVYEPERVTVAVRSDREAFLVLSDTYFPGWVARVGGEPVEILRAYGLYRAVPVPAGEHLVEFTYRPASLVTGAWLSLLSLAALATVALAARRGRPRARSPQGGRARQVAGAER, from the coding sequence GTGGCGGGCGCCGGCGCGCTCTGGCTCCGCTTCCACGCGCCCCCCGGCGCCATCGGGTCGGTCTTTCCCTACGACCTGGTCCACTACTACCTCCCGATGACCGGGCTCGTCGCCGAGCGGATGGGTCGCGGCGAGCTGCCGCTGTGGAACCCCTTCTCCTGCAGCGGGATCCCGCTCCTCGCGACGCTCCAGGTGGGGGTGTTCCATCCGGCGAGCTGGCTCGCGCTGTCGCTCCCCGCGGAGCAGGCGATCGCGATCCGGGCGCTGCTGGAGACCCTGCTCGCGGGGATCCTGGCCGCAGCACTCTTCCGCCGCTGGGGTGGGAGCTGGTGGGCGGGGGCGCTCGGGGGCCTGCTCTACGTCTTCGCCTGTGTGCTCGGGGAGGGCTTCTGGCCCCCGAGCCTCTCGAGCCTCGTCTGGCTCCCGGCGATCCTCCTCTGTGTCGACGTCCTGGGTCGCGGATGGCGGGTCCGATGGTGGATCCTGCTCGTCGTCTGTGCCGCCCTCCAGATCCTCGCGGGCTTCCCGCAGCTCACGGTCTACGGCTACCTGATCGTCGGACCGTGGGCGCTCGCCCTGCTGGTGGAGCAGCGTGTTCGGCACGGGGTTCGCTGGGGGGTCCTTGCGGCGCGCGCGGCGGCGCTGGCGCTCGCCATGGGGCTCGCGCCGGGCGTGGCGGCGGTCCAGATCCTGCCCACGCTCGAGCTCGTCCGCGAGAGCCAGCGCACCAGCGCGCTCTCGGCCGCGCAGGTGCACTATCGGCGCGGCGAGACGCCGCTCACGCCGCTCGGCGCCCTCGCCAATGCGGTCGACCCGGGGCCCAAGCTCGTGAGCCTCGGCTACGGCACCGGAGCGGGATACCTCGGAACCGCGACGCTCCTGCTCCTCGTGCTCGGGCTCGCCGCCGAGGCCAGGCGGGTACGGGCCTGGCTCCTGCTCGGGCTCGGAACCCTCGCGCTGGTGCTCTCGGGCGGCTTCCTAGGGCCCGCTCCGGGCCTCTACGCGCGGTTCGCGGCGCTGCCGGTCGTGGGCCTGTTCCGGGATCCCGAAAGGCTTCGCCTGATCCCCCTGTTCGCCGCCCTCTCGCTCGCGGTGATCGGCTTCGGGCACCTCGCCCGGGGGCTCGCGACGCTCCCGGGGCGCCGGCGATCGATCGCCCTCGGCGGTGTCGTCGCGGCGGCGGCGCTCGTCGCCGCGATCGGCGCCCCGGGCGCCGCCGCGCGCGCGGCTGGCGGCGCCACCCTGATCCTCCTGGCGGCCCGCTGGCGACACGCGCCGCGCCTGCGCGCGGCCGCGCTCGCGGCCCTGCTCGCCGGGATCGGAGCGGATCTCCTGCTGGCAACACAACCCGATGTCGGGTCGCTGCGCGACGTCCCCGCGGCCTGGTCGCGCAACCTGAGCGCGGGCGGGCGCGTCTTCGTCGATCCCGCGCGAGCCGCCACGCTCGCGCGCGAGGCGGGGACGAGCCGCGTCGCCCTGCCGAACCTGCGCCCCGAGCTGGCCGGGGGACCGGCAGGGCACCTCTACCGCGTGAGCTGCCTCGAGCCGCTCGCGCCCCGGCAGTGGCCCGCGCTGCACGAGCGGATCACGGGCCGCGCGCCGATCGCCGGGACCCTCGGCGGCCTGCCGCTCGAGCGGAGCGATCGCTTCCTCGACCTCGCGGGCGCCGGGCTCGTCGCGTTCGCCGAGGTCGGACCCGACGCCTCGCGGGCGCCGGCGCCCGGCGTCGGGATCGCTCCCGAGCGCGACCTCCCGCCGGGCATGGCCACGCGCGTGGTACCCAACGCCGGCGCGCTCCCGCGGGCCCGCCTGGTTTCCGAGGCCCGGGTCCTGGCGCCCGACGCGATGCTGGCGACGCTGGTCGACGGCGGCCTCGACTTCCGCCGCACGGTCTGGCTCGAACGGATGCCGGCGGCGGCCGGCCCGGGGTCTCCGGGCGCGGCCCCGGTGGGCTCGGCCGAGATCCGCGTCTACGAGCCGGAGCGCGTCACCGTCGCCGTCCGCAGCGATCGCGAGGCGTTCCTGGTGCTGAGCGACACCTACTTCCCCGGATGGGTCGCTCGCGTCGGGGGCGAGCCGGTCGAGATCCTGCGCGCCTACGGGCTCTATCGCGCCGTACCGGTTCCCGCCGGAGAGCACCTGGTCGAGTTCACGTACCGGCCTGCGAGCCTCGTGACGGGCGCCTGGCTCTCGTTGCTCTCGCTCGCGGCGCTCGCCACCGTGGCCCTCGCCGCCCGCCGAGGGCGCCCGCGCGCCCGGTCGCCGCAGGGCGGCCGCGCGCGTCAGGTCGCAGGAGCCGAGAGATAG
- a CDS encoding GGDEF domain-containing protein encodes MPKPGAAAREDLDRLIQAADRLPTLPAVAIEVLRLARDEDASIEDVAYTIARDPALSAKLLRMANSSLFRRGAAVTTLQEATMRLGLKTVKLMALSFSLAEAFPRNGDRAGFDYGRFWRQSLITTVAARTLARLVHSPHENEAFVCGLLSHIGELVLAECAPEGYAALRTRTGEGTPCAALEREMLGFDRHEAASILLRSWQIPELLWQSVLWYGQPDAAPPEVSSEVRELAVMLHLADTTASLIGDDNKGEVLGALVDLAREHYGLAAAETEAFVVGLEGGIRETALLLNVKLPSAESHEALLDQARRQLMELSVVTAADLEEATRRTEELERRNRELATKAHVDALTGLPNRARFDDYLQAVIEARLEGRGEYALGVLMIDVDRFKRLNDEFGHPAGDEVLRHVARTIAENVRDTSFAARYGGEEFVIVVPNVTLKQLELVAERLRRSLADTEVMFEDRRHHVTVSIGGACVDAVRSSDAGLALVAQADECLYEAKRAGRDCCVCRHLEGL; translated from the coding sequence TTGCCGAAGCCGGGGGCCGCTGCGCGTGAAGACCTGGACCGCCTGATCCAGGCGGCGGATCGTCTGCCGACGCTACCCGCGGTCGCGATCGAGGTGCTGCGGCTCGCGCGCGACGAGGATGCGTCGATCGAGGACGTGGCCTACACGATCGCGCGCGATCCGGCGCTGTCGGCCAAGCTGCTCCGGATGGCGAACTCATCGCTGTTTCGGCGCGGCGCGGCCGTCACGACGCTCCAGGAGGCGACCATGCGCCTCGGGCTCAAGACGGTGAAACTGATGGCGCTCAGCTTCTCGCTCGCCGAGGCCTTTCCGCGCAATGGTGACCGGGCGGGCTTCGACTACGGGCGCTTCTGGCGCCAGAGCCTGATCACGACCGTGGCCGCACGCACGCTGGCGCGGCTGGTGCACAGCCCGCACGAGAACGAGGCCTTCGTATGCGGGCTGCTCTCCCACATCGGCGAGCTCGTGCTCGCCGAGTGCGCGCCGGAGGGCTACGCGGCTCTGCGCACCCGCACGGGCGAGGGCACGCCCTGCGCCGCCCTCGAGCGCGAGATGCTGGGTTTCGACCGCCACGAGGCGGCCTCGATCCTGCTGCGCTCGTGGCAGATTCCCGAGCTGCTCTGGCAATCGGTGCTCTGGTACGGCCAGCCCGACGCGGCCCCGCCCGAGGTGTCGTCGGAGGTGCGCGAGCTCGCGGTGATGTTGCACCTGGCGGACACGACGGCGTCGCTGATCGGCGACGACAACAAGGGCGAGGTCCTGGGTGCACTCGTGGACCTGGCCCGCGAGCACTATGGCCTGGCGGCTGCCGAAACCGAGGCCTTCGTGGTCGGGCTCGAGGGCGGGATCCGCGAAACGGCGTTGCTGCTCAACGTGAAGCTGCCGAGCGCGGAGAGCCACGAGGCGCTGCTCGACCAGGCGCGCCGCCAGCTCATGGAACTGAGCGTCGTCACCGCTGCCGATCTCGAGGAGGCGACCCGCCGCACCGAGGAGCTGGAGCGCCGCAACCGGGAGCTGGCCACCAAGGCCCACGTCGACGCGCTCACCGGGTTGCCCAACCGCGCCCGCTTCGACGACTACCTGCAGGCGGTGATCGAGGCGCGCCTCGAGGGGCGTGGTGAGTACGCGCTCGGCGTGCTGATGATCGACGTCGACCGCTTCAAGCGCCTGAACGACGAGTTCGGCCATCCGGCAGGCGACGAGGTGTTGCGCCACGTGGCGCGCACGATCGCCGAGAACGTGCGCGACACCAGCTTCGCGGCCCGCTACGGCGGGGAGGAGTTCGTGATCGTCGTGCCCAACGTGACGCTGAAACAGCTCGAGCTCGTAGCCGAGCGGCTGCGCCGGTCCCTCGCCGACACCGAGGTGATGTTCGAGGACCGGCGACACCACGTGACGGTGAGCATCGGCGGCGCTTGTGTGGATGCGGTCCGCAGCTCGGACGCTGGCCTCGCGCTGGTGGCGCAGGCCGACGAGTGCCTCTACGAGGCGAAGCGGGCCGGGCGGGACTGCTGCGTGTGCCGCCACCTCGAGGGCCTGTAG